CGACCCGCAGCGGGCGCAGCATCGCGAAGATCTCCCCGCACTCCTCGGAGTCGTACACACCGAGCCCGAAGTCCATCCCCATCAGATCGCGGGTGGCCGCCTCGACGACCTCCCGGCCCTTGTCGGTGATGGACGCCAGGGTGCCGCGGCCGTCGTTCGGGTTCGGCCGCTTGGCGACCAGGCCGGACCTGACCAGGCGGTCCACGGTGTTCGTGACCGAGGTGGGGTGGACCATCAGGCGCTCGCCGATCTTGGACATCGGCAGCTCACCGGCCTTGGAGAAGGTGAGCAGCACCAGAGCCTCGTAGCGCGCGAAGGTCAGTCCGTACGGCTTGACGACCGCGTCGACCTCGGCGAGCAGGATCTGGTGCGCGCGCATGATCGAGGTGATCGCTGCCATCGAGGGCACCGGGCCCCATCGCTGCCGCCAGAGCTCGTCGGCTCGGGCGATGGGGTCGAAGGGAAGGCTGAGCGGTTTGGGCACGGCACCGACCCTACCGAGTGGTCATATGGCGGTCAGCCCTGTCTCGCTCTTCGGTCCTCCGGCGCGCAGAGGTGGCGTTCCACCGTCTCGACCTTGGAGGTGAGGCCGTCGGTGACGCCCTGCCTGATGTCCGCCTTGAGGACGACGGAGACGCGCGGGGCCCTGGCCTCGACCGCGGCGACGGCGCGTTTGACGACGTCCATCACCTCGTCCCAGTCGCCCTCGATCGAGGTGAACATCGCATCCGTGCGGTGGGGAAGACCCGATTCGCGTACGACTCGGACGGCGTCGGCGACGTACTCACCGACCTCCTCACCGACGCCCAGAGGCGTGACGGAGAAAGCGACGATCATGCGTTCACCTTGCCCTCGCGCCGGGCGCGGGCGGCGATGACCTCGTCATCGGCCGCGCGCCTGAGCCTGCGCTCGGCGACGAAGCCGCCGAAGGGGAGGACGGACAGTACGAAGTAGAGCGCCGCCGTCTTCAGGTCCCACTTGGTGCGCTTCCAGGCGTCCAGCCAGAAGAGCACGTACAGGATGAAGAGCACGCCGTGGATCGCGCCCATCACCGGGACCGCGTTGAACTCCGTGGTGCGCTTGAGCACCGAGCAGACGAGCAGCAGGAGGAAGGAGACGGCCTCCGGGGCGGAGACCAGGCGGAGGCGGTGGAGGGAGGAGGCGGTCTTGATGTCCACGGGGGCACCTTCGGTGGAGGGGTCTGTCACGGGCCTAGCTCTTGTGAACGCATGCACAAGCTTCGGCCCATTGTGGCACCCCCTCGCCCCTCCCCTTTCTCAGGGTGCAGATCCTCCTCAAGGACCCTGTTCGTGCCGGGTAGCGCCCGATAACGTCACCCCGTGGCAACGTTCCGACTCCAAGGCAGCAAGGTGCTCGCCGTCGACATGACAGGCGACGCCGTCAAA
This window of the Streptomyces sp. SLBN-118 genome carries:
- a CDS encoding MarR family winged helix-turn-helix transcriptional regulator gives rise to the protein MPKPLSLPFDPIARADELWRQRWGPVPSMAAITSIMRAHQILLAEVDAVVKPYGLTFARYEALVLLTFSKAGELPMSKIGERLMVHPTSVTNTVDRLVRSGLVAKRPNPNDGRGTLASITDKGREVVEAATRDLMGMDFGLGVYDSEECGEIFAMLRPLRVAASDFDET
- a CDS encoding MTH1187 family thiamine-binding protein yields the protein MIVAFSVTPLGVGEEVGEYVADAVRVVRESGLPHRTDAMFTSIEGDWDEVMDVVKRAVAAVEARAPRVSVVLKADIRQGVTDGLTSKVETVERHLCAPEDRRARQG
- a CDS encoding DUF3817 domain-containing protein, whose translation is MDIKTASSLHRLRLVSAPEAVSFLLLLVCSVLKRTTEFNAVPVMGAIHGVLFILYVLFWLDAWKRTKWDLKTAALYFVLSVLPFGGFVAERRLRRAADDEVIAARARREGKVNA